The DNA region TGCACGTGTATATCCGGACGCTTTGAACACCTTGAATAAGTGGTACGACGAAGGGCACGTCATTACGTTCTTTACCTCGAGGACTGAGGAGCATCGGGCAATGACGACGGGATGGCTCGACGATCACGGATTTAAGTACCACGAGTTACTGATGGGTAAGCCTCGAGGTGGAAACTATCACTGGATCGACAACCATTTGGTTCGTGCGACTCGGTACAAGGGTAATTTTACGGATTTTATCGATAAGGAAGTAACCATACAAGTGTTCAAAGGAGATGAGTGAAGGACTGAATGTACGGACCATGGCCGAGATGATGGCCGCAGGGGAAACTCCAGGGGTTTTATTCTGGGTGGGATGCGCTGGCAGTTTTGACTACCGAGCAAAGAAGATCACCAGGGCTTTCGTGAAACTTCTAAATAACGCCGGAGTTTCTTTTGCCGTGCTGGGAACTGAGGAGAATTGCACGGGTGATCCGGCCAAACGCGCCGGTAATGAGTTCTTGTTTCAGATGCAGGCCATGCTGAATATCGAGGTCCTGAACATGTACGAAGTAAAGAACATCGTAACGACCTGCCCGCATTGCTTTAATACACTCAAGAACGAGTATCCCGAACTGGGTGGTGAGTATAAAGTGCAACACCACAGTCAATTTCTCCAGAATCTTATAGAAAACGGCCGCTTAACGGTAGAAGGTGGGGAGTTTAAAGGGAAGCGCATTACTTTCCACGACCCGTGTTATTTAGGCCGTGCAAATAACGTTTACGAAGCCCCTCGCGAACTCATAAGAAAGCTCGATGCCGAGTTGGTTGAAATGCGCCGTTGTAAATCGAACGGATTCTGCTGCGGAGCAGGTGGTGCCCAGATGTTCAAGGAACCTGAAAAGGGGAATAAGGACGTTAACATCGAGCGCACTGAAGAGGCGCTAGAAACCAAGCCTGAGGTCATTGCTGCCGGGTGTCCTTTCTGTAACACCATGATGACCGATGGAGTTAAGGGAGCCGACAAAGAAGAAAGTGTTAAAGTATACGACATCGCCGAATTACTGGCGACTGCAAAAGACTTGTAATATGTACGTGCCGTTTTCTGAAATGCCCGATCATGCCCGTGTTTGGATCTACCAATGCGATCGAGCGATGAATGTAGAGGAGATAGAGGTGATAAGTGCGATTTTGCTGAATTTCACCGAACAGTGGACCGCTCACAGCAAAGAGCTGAAGGCATCGTTCACCGTTCTCTACGAAAGGTTCATCATATTAACCGTTGACGAACGACAAGAGGGGGCATCGGGTTGTAGTATTGACTCTTCGGTGGGCGTGATCAAAGGCATTGAGCAGGAATTAGGACTGAACCTTTTCGATAGAACAGTGATTCACTACCGCGGTGATCAAGGTATCGATACCATGGATATGAACGATTTTCAGAATGCCTTGGCTAGTGGATTGTTGTCCGAGGATACCGTGGTGTTCAATAACATGGTTGAAAGCGTT from Flavobacteriales bacterium includes:
- a CDS encoding phosphoheptose isomerase, with the translated sequence MSEKSLRFIKDEHGNELSPTLPEEIKNYLIDIDGTICDDIPNEQPERMASARVYPDALNTLNKWYDEGHVITFFTSRTEEHRAMTTGWLDDHGFKYHELLMGKPRGGNYHWIDNHLVRATRYKGNFTDFIDKEVTIQVFKGDE
- a CDS encoding (Fe-S)-binding protein, with the translated sequence MSEGLNVRTMAEMMAAGETPGVLFWVGCAGSFDYRAKKITRAFVKLLNNAGVSFAVLGTEENCTGDPAKRAGNEFLFQMQAMLNIEVLNMYEVKNIVTTCPHCFNTLKNEYPELGGEYKVQHHSQFLQNLIENGRLTVEGGEFKGKRITFHDPCYLGRANNVYEAPRELIRKLDAELVEMRRCKSNGFCCGAGGAQMFKEPEKGNKDVNIERTEEALETKPEVIAAGCPFCNTMMTDGVKGADKEESVKVYDIAELLATAKDL
- a CDS encoding ABC transporter ATPase, with amino-acid sequence MYVPFSEMPDHARVWIYQCDRAMNVEEIEVISAILLNFTEQWTAHSKELKASFTVLYERFIILTVDERQEGASGCSIDSSVGVIKGIEQELGLNLFDRTVIHYRGDQGIDTMDMNDFQNALASGLLSEDTVVFNNMVESVGDLNQNWEVPVKHSWHSQLL